In the genome of Campylobacter concisus, one region contains:
- a CDS encoding S41 family peptidase, whose product MGEILNKFSRFFALKITGALLISSVAVNALFAKSEDEASAKLEALSKLTKTISTVEKYYVDDIKFKEIIDKAIAGLMQNLDAHSSFLNEKAYKDMQVQTSGEFGGLGITVGMKDSALTVISPIEDTPADKAGIKSGDIILRIDGNSTIGTTIDEAVNKMRGKPKTPITITILRKGEQKPFDVKIIRDLIKVESVYAKMIENDNILYVRVTNFDKNVVTKVKEAIKEYPKASGIILDLRNNPGGLLNQAVDLVDLFVDNGVIVSQKGRDASENVEYKASASKTLSKLPLVALVNGGSASASEIVSGSLQDHKRAVIIGENTFGKGSVQVILPIDDTEALRLTIARYYLPSGRTIQAVGVTPDVVVHPGKVPQSDDSAFSIKESELKAHLKSELNKINPTSEGNKTEAKDDKKIITQKKVDEDIQLKTAIDTIKILKIKQ is encoded by the coding sequence ATAGGAGAAATTTTGAATAAATTTAGTAGATTTTTTGCACTAAAAATTACAGGTGCTTTGCTTATCTCAAGCGTAGCAGTAAATGCACTTTTTGCAAAGAGTGAAGACGAAGCAAGTGCGAAGCTTGAAGCACTTTCAAAGCTTACAAAAACAATTTCAACCGTTGAAAAATACTATGTTGATGACATTAAATTTAAAGAGATCATCGATAAAGCCATTGCTGGTTTAATGCAAAATTTAGATGCCCACTCAAGCTTTTTAAATGAAAAAGCCTACAAAGATATGCAGGTGCAAACAAGCGGAGAATTTGGTGGCCTTGGCATAACAGTTGGCATGAAAGACAGCGCACTAACCGTTATCTCACCGATAGAAGATACCCCAGCTGATAAAGCAGGTATAAAATCAGGCGACATTATCTTAAGGATAGATGGTAACTCGACTATCGGTACAACGATAGATGAAGCAGTAAATAAAATGCGCGGCAAGCCAAAAACTCCAATAACTATCACAATTTTGCGAAAAGGTGAGCAAAAACCATTTGATGTAAAGATTATAAGAGATCTAATAAAGGTTGAATCTGTCTATGCAAAAATGATAGAAAATGACAATATTCTTTACGTGCGTGTCACAAATTTTGACAAAAATGTTGTTACAAAGGTAAAAGAAGCGATCAAAGAGTATCCAAAAGCAAGTGGCATCATACTTGATCTTAGAAACAATCCTGGCGGACTTTTAAATCAAGCTGTTGATCTAGTTGATCTTTTTGTAGATAACGGCGTCATCGTCTCTCAAAAAGGTCGCGACGCATCTGAAAATGTAGAGTATAAAGCAAGTGCTAGTAAAACTCTTTCAAAACTACCGCTTGTTGCACTAGTAAATGGTGGAAGTGCTAGTGCTAGCGAGATCGTAAGTGGCTCACTTCAAGATCATAAACGTGCTGTAATAATCGGCGAAAATACCTTTGGAAAAGGCAGCGTTCAAGTAATCCTACCAATAGACGATACAGAAGCATTAAGGCTAACCATCGCAAGATACTACTTGCCAAGTGGCAGAACTATCCAAGCAGTTGGCGTAACACCTGATGTAGTCGTGCATCCTGGTAAAGTGCCGCAAAGCGACGATAGTGCATTTAGCATCAAAGAAAGTGAGCTAAAAGCGCACCTAAAAAGCGAGCTAAACAAGATAAATCCTACAAGTGAGGGCAATAAAACTGAAGCAAAAGATGATAAAAAGATAATCACGCAAAAAAAAGTTGATGAAGATATTCAATTAAAAACAGCAATTGACACGATCAAAATTTTAAAAATAAAACAATAA
- the purC gene encoding phosphoribosylaminoimidazolesuccinocarboxamide synthase encodes MQKRELIYEGKGKKMYATDDANLLVAEFKDDLTAFDAQKRGNEAGKGALNNKISTQLFKLLESKGIVTDLVETISDTEQVVKKCEIIPLEVVVRNIATGSLSKRLGIKEGTVLPFTLVEFYYKNDDLHDPLVTDEHCIIMGLVKSEKDLQTLRHTAREINSILFKFFAERDLKLVDFKIEFGIDKDGNIILADEISPDSCRFWDAKTNEKLDKDRFRQDLGSVKVAYEEVLRRILS; translated from the coding sequence ATGCAAAAAAGAGAGCTTATTTACGAGGGAAAAGGTAAAAAAATGTATGCCACAGACGATGCAAATTTGCTTGTGGCTGAATTTAAAGACGATCTAACAGCATTTGATGCTCAAAAAAGAGGCAACGAAGCTGGTAAAGGCGCATTAAATAATAAAATTTCAACACAGCTTTTTAAGCTTTTGGAGAGCAAAGGCATCGTGACTGACTTAGTTGAGACTATCAGTGACACTGAGCAAGTAGTCAAAAAATGTGAGATCATACCTCTTGAAGTTGTTGTGAGAAATATCGCAACTGGTTCACTTAGCAAAAGACTTGGCATAAAAGAAGGCACAGTTTTACCTTTTACTCTTGTTGAGTTTTACTACAAAAACGATGATTTGCACGATCCATTAGTAACAGATGAGCACTGTATCATTATGGGATTAGTAAAGAGCGAAAAAGATCTTCAAACTCTAAGACACACAGCAAGAGAGATCAACTCTATATTATTTAAATTTTTTGCCGAAAGAGACCTAAAACTAGTTGATTTTAAAATAGAATTTGGTATCGACAAAGACGGTAATATCATTCTAGCTGATGAAATAAGCCCTGATAGTTGTAGATTCTGGGATGCTAAAACTAATGAAAAACTTGACAAAGATAGATTTAGACAAGATCTTGGTAGCGTAAAAGTAGCTTACGAAGAAGTTTTAAGAAGAATTTTATCGTAA
- the purS gene encoding phosphoribosylformylglycinamidine synthase subunit PurS — MKAVVNIALRSGVLDPAGKAVEHALNSLGFSGVSNVRIGKQIVLDIVESDKAKANEQLKVMCEELLANTVIEDYEIVL; from the coding sequence ATGAAAGCTGTTGTAAATATAGCATTAAGAAGCGGGGTTCTTGACCCTGCTGGTAAAGCAGTGGAGCATGCTTTAAATTCTCTCGGATTTAGCGGTGTATCAAATGTCAGGATAGGCAAACAAATCGTTTTAGATATCGTTGAGAGTGATAAAGCTAAAGCGAATGAGCAGCTAAAAGTGATGTGTGAAGAGCTTTTAGCAAATACCGTCATCGAAGACTATGAGATCGTGCTATGA
- the purQ gene encoding phosphoribosylformylglycinamidine synthase I: MKVAIILFPGTNCEEDTAHAFKLLGCQTQIIWHKEDKIDADLVVLPGGFSYGDYLRTAAIAKFSPAMQAVKEHAKKGGYILGICNGFQMLLELGLLKGAMRRNENLNFVSKYHHLKVISNNNKFLANLAKNEVVNIPIAHGEGNYYTDENTLKSLYDNDQVLLKYCDAKGNEINPNGSVDNIAGICDEGKKIFGLMPHPERACEKILGTDDGMKMLKGLVW, from the coding sequence ATGAAAGTAGCGATAATACTTTTTCCTGGCACAAACTGCGAAGAAGACACAGCTCACGCATTTAAATTGCTTGGATGCCAAACACAGATCATTTGGCACAAAGAAGATAAGATTGATGCTGATCTAGTTGTACTTCCGGGTGGTTTTAGCTATGGAGATTATCTAAGAACAGCTGCGATAGCTAAATTTAGCCCAGCGATGCAGGCTGTAAAAGAGCATGCAAAAAAAGGCGGCTATATCTTAGGAATTTGCAATGGTTTTCAGATGCTGCTTGAGCTTGGACTCTTAAAGGGTGCTATGAGAAGAAATGAAAATTTAAATTTCGTCTCAAAATATCACCACCTAAAGGTAATCTCAAATAACAATAAATTCTTAGCAAATTTAGCCAAAAATGAAGTAGTTAATATACCTATCGCTCACGGCGAGGGCAACTATTATACTGATGAAAACACTCTAAAAAGCCTTTACGACAACGATCAAGTATTACTAAAATACTGTGATGCTAAAGGTAACGAAATAAATCCGAACGGCTCAGTCGACAATATAGCTGGAATTTGCGATGAGGGCAAAAAGATTTTTGGTCTTATGCCTCACCCAGAGCGCGCTTGTGAGAAAATTTTAGGTACAGATGATGGCATGAAGATGTTAAAAGGTCTAGTTTGGTAA
- a CDS encoding SH3 domain-containing protein yields the protein MVKHFLFISLLVLNLFAVNTDEVSVFDMMDEAREDKFVNSPTSNPKTQKPLKEQDFSRKFVSPQPERITPEQMRNIVPTNEPDISVPDNQVYDKIKVKELLLKATNVPKNVVIGEIFSVEIVADTQNDFEFGFETQLDETNIKWLNKKNFQWVKSEDNKYVGTFYLEATSIDAKTLKVSLDLKRNGENYQSSSINIFLPKLKELRSDENYNHIVADNLEVKKFKTTKFDDINNIMVVEIYGNNVDLSAFNIENKTILKQGVDTINGDFNSQSAYYFAVFKPNKKSLDFNYYNLKKAKFESFSLPVSVEDDDVSTQIGLNPKQSEFSTYKDVTIYSCAVIFILLAIWRRRLSYFFVAAIFIALGIYTYNPFGKAVLKPDISVSILPTKNSTIFYTSHKNENVEILDTKGDYSKILFADGKIGWVKKDNLVKN from the coding sequence TTGGTAAAACATTTTCTTTTTATTTCCCTGCTCGTACTAAATTTATTTGCTGTAAATACCGACGAAGTAAGCGTTTTTGACATGATGGACGAAGCTAGGGAGGATAAATTTGTAAATAGCCCTACTTCAAATCCAAAAACTCAAAAACCGCTAAAAGAACAAGATTTTTCAAGAAAATTTGTATCACCACAGCCAGAGCGTATCACTCCAGAGCAGATGCGAAACATCGTGCCAACAAACGAGCCAGATATTAGTGTCCCAGACAATCAAGTATATGATAAGATCAAAGTAAAAGAGCTTCTTTTAAAAGCCACAAATGTGCCAAAAAATGTTGTTATAGGAGAAATTTTTAGTGTTGAGATAGTGGCTGATACGCAAAATGACTTTGAGTTTGGGTTTGAGACACAGCTTGATGAAACAAATATCAAATGGCTAAATAAGAAAAATTTTCAATGGGTAAAAAGTGAAGACAACAAATATGTAGGTACTTTTTATCTTGAGGCAACAAGCATTGACGCAAAGACTTTAAAAGTTAGCTTAGATCTAAAAAGAAATGGCGAAAACTATCAGAGCTCAAGCATAAATATCTTTTTGCCAAAGCTAAAAGAGCTTAGAAGCGATGAGAACTACAACCATATCGTGGCTGATAATCTTGAAGTTAAGAAATTTAAGACAACAAAATTTGATGATATAAACAATATCATGGTTGTCGAAATTTATGGCAACAACGTAGATCTAAGTGCTTTTAATATTGAAAATAAGACAATTTTAAAGCAAGGCGTAGATACAATAAATGGCGACTTTAACTCACAAAGCGCATATTATTTTGCAGTATTTAAGCCAAATAAAAAATCGCTTGACTTTAACTACTACAACCTAAAAAAGGCCAAATTTGAAAGTTTTTCTTTGCCAGTGAGCGTCGAAGATGACGACGTCAGCACACAAATCGGACTAAACCCAAAACAAAGCGAGTTTAGCACCTATAAAGATGTCACGATCTACTCTTGTGCGGTAATTTTTATATTATTAGCTATTTGGCGTAGAAGGCTTAGCTACTTTTTTGTGGCAGCCATTTTTATAGCACTTGGAATTTATACCTACAACCCTTTTGGTAAGGCTGTTCTAAAACCAGATATTAGCGTTTCGATCTTGCCTACAAAAAACTCAACCATTTTTTACACATCCCATAAAAATGAAAATGTAGAAATTTTAGACACAAAAGGCGACTACTCAAAAATTTTATTTGCTGATGGTAAGATTGGCTGGGTAAAAAAGGATAA